From the Juglans microcarpa x Juglans regia isolate MS1-56 chromosome 3D, Jm3101_v1.0, whole genome shotgun sequence genome, the window ATCCCGTGTGCATAATTTTGAATTGGATAACCCCCATGGTTTAAGTACTgcatatacatgcatataatatgcatgcatgagaaATTAGTCATGCGCGCATATCCGCACAAACGCTCAAATTAACACATGCATGATGCATTCTAGGAAGACAACCTCCAATTAAGTAGGCAGGAATTAAGGACCCTCAAATACCGAGTCTGCATAAGCAAATTAGTTGAAAGTAAAGCGTGTGGCTACCATGCCGCCCCATGTTGACCGCTAGGCATACGACccagtgtaaatttttttttttctttttcacatttttttaatatatttaaatatatttaaaaaataaaaaaaatatcaatacacttaaaatcacttccttaatcactaagtaaaaaaaaaaatttttgaccAACAGTTAAATAGAGTGGGCAAAGTAGCTTTTTCCGAaagtaaattatatttttacgaatctatttttattttattcatttttcagtCTATGTTGCAGCCATTTCCCATGATATATAAACTGCATAATGCTATTGGAAATTACACACGCATAACCTAATTAAACTTTCGCTTGAGAATAAGTACTGGGACTGCCACTTCCCCCAAAAAAAGTCCCAGCTAACCTTAAAATGTCATGCTCCCCCTCTACCCATACCAAACCCTCCTTTGGCAAGTTCACGGAGTAACCATAATAAACAATACAGGCCAAAAATGGCCCAACCCAGAAAACCCAGTGCCCATCCCACAAATGGCCTCCTTGAAACAGTGCTGCGCCCAGGCACCTTGCAGGGTTCAGACCCACACCTGCATAACCAGCATGTCCGGTGACTGTTACTGATACAAACACTGCTAGTGCCATGGCCCCTGCCACCACCACACAGACCAGTGGCAAGCCAAGTTCCTTGCACCTTTTCTTGTCAAATGCTACTGTCACACCCACAAAGAGTACCACAAATGTGCAGAAAAACTCTAAGATTAATGCAGTCTCTTGGCTGAGTGCAGACATTGCTCCATTTCCACCAATTGTGCAGCCCCCTAAGGAATATTTCTGAGCTGTTTGAGCGTCCATGACATgtttaattatgagaaaagCCGTTATTGAACCAAGACATTGGGCCAAGAGATAGACGGAAGCACGAGCAAGAGTTACAACACCTTTGAGAGCTGCAATGAAAGTGAAAACCGGGCTCATGTGACCACCGGATAGAGGAACTGTCGCCATGAGGAATAGGAAGGCTATGATGAAGACGGCGAGCGGGACAAGAAGCTTGGGATCGACCTCGTGTGATTCCAAGCATGCGATAATGGTAGTGGTAAGGGAGAACACTAGGGCGGCAGTTGCTACTAACTCTGTAAGGGCTGCCCTCCACATCTGAAAGAATgaatcaaaattacaaaaacaatgctGGAGATgtcatatataaaaacaataataattagcATGCAAGAGCTACCTCCGGAGAGAGGAATTCGTGGGCACCTATGAAAATAAGAACTTTTGTTCTTAAAGAGTTCCTTCCAAGATTAGTTTCCTCacttttctcatattttcttggGAATTCCTGATCAGCTTCTTTGGGGACAACCATATCCATGATTTAAACTATTCCTAGAGACAGTGATCAAAACCAGCCTGAATCAAAACTTATAGAAGAGATGGGATCATTGGGAAGTCGTACGTAGCTGCCAAAGCCAAACTTGGCTACTTCCAGATCATGTAAGTTTTGGAAGTACTGAACATGGCTTAATTTCTTGCCGTCGTTTCCGGAAGACAGTACTAGTTAGCTAGGAGCATATATTGTGTTATATGCTTTATAAAACATATCTTTCAATGAACGTACGTGGAAGTCGTcgaaataaagaataaaactaagctCTGCAATTAAGAATATCCATTCTATATGAACAAGGCCGGATGCCTATGTTAGAATGGTAATTCATAGTacgattttaaataaattaatgcattggtaacatgCATGGTAACCTAATAATTCTATCGTATAATTAATGACACGTGTGAGCGGTtgatataactatatatatatatatataagaataatgatactATGCCTTCTGATCAATTTATTCCTCATGATTTTGAccgttcatgtatttaattttttttatatttttttaataattaagaaaatgactattagtatatttatatatatatattttttattttttaaaaatatttaaatatgtttaaaaatatttgaaataaaaaataaaaaaaatatatatataatttacccTATGCGGCACACAAAGGGAATACCTGCAAGCGGTAGGGTGGCACCACTCTATATATAAAGTACGTGCTTTGCTCTGCATACAATTGAAAGAGATCAATGATAAACGAAAcatctatttcatttaataagttGTGGATTTCTTTCAATCTCTAGTACTAgtgttaattaattttcaaagtCAATGTCTATGATATTGCcacatcaaataataatatggtAAAATATAGTAAGATAATTAATAAAGGTTAGGAGGttgtttatataattaaatgataaattaatgTTGAATATTTGGCAAAATCTAAGACCATAGAATTAGTTTTTTCCCTCCTAAAACGTGTATTGAATTAAGCTTAAAATAATGATTCGAAGAGTAGGTTTAATTTCTTTCGCTTAAGAATCCTTATTCCCTTAAAGATAGTCTCTACTTATCTGCGAATAAGAATatgaataaatcatatttttaatgaaatgcatGGAAGTTTGATCGATTCCTTTACTATCCTCAAGGAATAACAATATATAGATATTCCTATTCTTTTGTTTAGGGACAAtcattatgtatttattggaattAAATCAGAATTTCTAAAATACAACacattcaaccaaaaaaaaaaagaagtccaaattatggttttaaaaaaataaaaattaaaaaaaaaaatggtagtcGGACGTACGTATACGTCTTTTACACAACCAAATATTGGCAACGAGTGAGAGGGGCCCAAGCTAGCCACCTTGATATGGCAAGGATGGTCCACGGTGTGGACCATCCGGCCTAGAGCTACTTATTGGAGGTACTG encodes:
- the LOC121254327 gene encoding aquaporin PIP-type-like — protein: MWRAALTELVATAALVFSLTTTIIACLESHEVDPKLLVPLAVFIIAFLFLMATVPLSGGHMSPVFTFIAALKGVVTLARASVYLLAQCLGSITAFLIIKHVMDAQTAQKYSLGGCTIGGNGAMSALSQETALILEFFCTFVVLFVGVTVAFDKKRCKELGLPLVCVVVAGAMALAVFVSVTVTGHAGYAGVGLNPARCLGAALFQGGHLWDGHWVFWVGPFLACIVYYGYSVNLPKEGLVWVEGEHDILRLAGTFFGGSGSPSTYSQAKV